A window of Syntrophales bacterium genomic DNA:
GGCCCACTGGATGCGTTGCCAGGCCCACGAGGAGATGATCCATGCCATGAAGTTCATGGACCACATCCTGGACCGTGGCGGAGCGGTGAAGCTTCAGGACCTCAAGCAGATCAAGACGTCCTGGCAATCCGTCCCGGAGGTCTGGCAGGATACCCTGGCCCATGAGCAGTTCATCACGGGCAAAATCCACGGGATCGTCAAGATATCCCGGGCGGAAAGCGATTACGCCTCCGATACCCTGTTGAACTGGTTCACGAAGGAACAGGTGGAGGAGGAGGCGACGGCGGAAAAGATCCTTCGGCAGATCGAAATGATCGGTCACACGAAGGAAGGACTCTTCATGCTGGACAAGGAACTGGGAGCGAGGATGTTTCCGGTCGGCTCGCCGCTGGATCCGGCGGCGTACAACCTGGCGACCTGAGCGGGCCAAGTGCCATCCGGCAAATAGGGGGAGTGGATTTCGAATCCATCATCCCCTTTTTTGTTTCTCGTTGCATCACGGCGCGGGGGCTGCCACGGGGGCTCCCGCCGTCGCGAAAACGTTTCCGCTCTTCGCCTT
This region includes:
- a CDS encoding ferritin, which codes for MIGKKVHQAMNEQVRHELESYYIYLSMAAWFHAQNLDGMAHWMRCQAHEEMIHAMKFMDHILDRGGAVKLQDLKQIKTSWQSVPEVWQDTLAHEQFITGKIHGIVKISRAESDYASDTLLNWFTKEQVEEEATAEKILRQIEMIGHTKEGLFMLDKELGARMFPVGSPLDPAAYNLAT